The proteins below come from a single Halothiobacillus neapolitanus c2 genomic window:
- the ftsY gene encoding signal recognition particle-docking protein FtsY gives MFGFLRRKKNQVPGDAAIESPVDSSVDAPEVDTLGTDTSPITEPVEAPSTIEPEPLPAVITAEPEPAQTSTQIAIQSAPQPVTQEKPKSRFWQQLARARNNFTEGLGDLFLGKKAIDDELLEEVETRLIMADVGQATTRALIDALHQQISRKQINDTEALFETLSQLMIERLERVQKPRPAPTEQPHIIVVCGINGAGKTTTIGKLAHHYKQSGHKVMLAAGDTFRAAAVEQLITWGERNQIPVIGEPGRQDSASVLFDAAQSARARNMDVLIADTAGRLHTQGGLMDELKKLIRVVSKSIPGAPHEILLVLDASIGQNALNQARQFHEAVGVTGLIVTKLDGTAKGGILFAIADELKLPIDFIGVGEQIADLRPFDPKGYVDALLDREDI, from the coding sequence ATGTTTGGATTTCTCCGTCGAAAAAAAAATCAGGTGCCTGGCGACGCAGCGATCGAATCACCGGTTGATTCTTCAGTCGACGCTCCTGAAGTCGACACTCTTGGCACCGATACATCACCCATAACAGAACCGGTCGAAGCGCCAAGCACCATCGAACCCGAGCCTCTTCCCGCGGTCATCACCGCAGAACCAGAACCGGCGCAAACGTCGACACAGATAGCCATCCAATCGGCACCACAACCCGTTACACAGGAAAAGCCCAAGTCCCGCTTCTGGCAACAACTGGCCAGGGCACGCAACAACTTCACCGAAGGCTTGGGCGATCTGTTCCTTGGCAAAAAGGCCATCGATGACGAACTCCTCGAAGAAGTCGAAACCCGATTGATCATGGCCGACGTCGGGCAAGCGACGACGCGCGCGCTGATCGATGCCTTGCATCAACAGATTTCTCGCAAGCAGATCAACGATACCGAAGCCTTGTTCGAAACGCTCAGCCAACTGATGATCGAGCGGCTGGAGCGCGTCCAGAAACCCCGCCCCGCCCCAACGGAGCAGCCACACATTATCGTCGTCTGCGGCATCAATGGTGCAGGGAAAACCACGACCATCGGCAAACTGGCACACCATTACAAACAATCTGGGCACAAGGTCATGCTGGCCGCGGGCGACACATTCCGTGCCGCCGCCGTCGAGCAACTGATCACCTGGGGCGAGCGCAATCAGATCCCGGTCATCGGCGAACCGGGCCGACAAGATTCCGCTTCGGTACTGTTTGATGCCGCACAATCCGCGCGCGCTCGTAATATGGATGTGCTGATTGCCGACACCGCCGGTCGACTGCACACCCAAGGCGGCCTGATGGACGAGTTGAAGAAGCTTATTCGCGTCGTCAGCAAATCGATTCCCGGCGCGCCGCACGAGATCCTGCTCGTGCTGGACGCCAGCATCGGCCAGAACGCCCTAAATCAGGCTCGCCAGTTCCATGAGGCGGTCGGCGTAACTGGATTGATCGTTACCAAGCTCGATGGCACGGCCAAGGGCGGCATCCTGTTCGCCATTGCCGATGAATTGAAGCTGCCCATCGACTTCATCGGTGTAGGGGAGCAAATCGCTGACTTACGACCGTTCGACCCGAAAGGTTATGTCGATGCTCTGCTGGATCGCGAGGACATATGA
- the ftsE gene encoding cell division ATP-binding protein FtsE yields the protein MIEFDGVSRRFSNGHFGLQDVSFHIPEGRMVFITGHSGSGKSTLLRLIPALDHPTSGTVRIGGHDLQKMPRHQYPKLRRQIGVVFQDHHLLPDRRVFDNVALPMQVAGFEPRDIRRRVEAALDKVGLHARQRARVDELSGGEQQRVNIARALVNRPKILLADEPTGNLDPELSREIFNQFADFHAIGVTVLIASHDLHLLKTFAVPRIVLNQGRIAQIEEAF from the coding sequence ATGATCGAATTCGATGGCGTTAGCCGCCGCTTCAGTAACGGCCACTTCGGTTTGCAGGACGTTAGTTTTCACATTCCCGAAGGGCGGATGGTGTTCATTACCGGCCATTCCGGTTCGGGAAAATCCACCTTGCTGCGACTGATTCCCGCGCTGGACCACCCCACCAGTGGCACGGTGCGCATTGGTGGGCATGATCTGCAAAAAATGCCCAGGCATCAGTATCCGAAGTTACGTCGTCAAATCGGCGTGGTATTTCAGGATCATCACCTGCTGCCCGATCGGCGCGTGTTCGATAATGTGGCCTTGCCCATGCAGGTGGCCGGCTTCGAGCCAAGAGACATCCGCCGACGCGTCGAAGCGGCCCTCGACAAGGTCGGCCTGCATGCGCGCCAGCGTGCGCGTGTGGATGAACTCTCCGGTGGTGAACAACAGCGGGTCAACATCGCCCGCGCCTTGGTCAATCGCCCCAAGATCCTGCTGGCCGATGAGCCGACGGGCAACCTCGACCCCGAACTCTCGCGCGAAATATTCAACCAGTTCGCCGACTTTCACGCCATCGGCGTAACCGTGCTGATCGCCAGCCATGACCTGCACTTGTTAAAGACCTTCGCCGTGCCCCGCATCGTATTGAATCAAGGGCGGATTGCCCAGATAGAGGAAGCTTTCTGA
- a CDS encoding cell division protein FtsX, translated as MDQDHSTSARIPSGTATRTAKTQTSALNAWKRHHARCLKDGLWHLVRRPLSAWATIFAIAIVLALPGFLMTLAAQIKHIGGAWASEQGQVNVYLKTGTDETHVNGFTQWLKGQPNVRSTDVIPPEQGLKDLARRLNIDSLDSDIANPLPTVVVLKLKNPTDQASLTLREEIRNNPLVENLSDSGAWVKRLQTISKFFDQLSWWLMFLFGFTVVSVIGNTLRLELQKRREELALIALIGGTRRYMIRPLLYDGAIMGLLGGIVASGLIYTLLTMLTAPINQFAAEYGTQITVITPMMLTALLGIIGLSLGWLSAQLIGQNFLRHAVSA; from the coding sequence ATGGACCAGGACCACTCAACCTCGGCCCGAATCCCGAGCGGCACAGCGACCCGAACCGCCAAGACCCAGACCAGTGCATTGAACGCCTGGAAACGCCACCATGCCCGCTGCCTCAAGGACGGCTTATGGCATCTGGTGCGCCGCCCGCTGAGCGCCTGGGCGACCATTTTCGCCATAGCCATCGTGCTGGCGCTGCCGGGGTTTTTGATGACACTGGCCGCCCAAATCAAGCACATCGGTGGTGCTTGGGCATCCGAGCAGGGTCAGGTGAATGTGTATCTCAAAACGGGCACCGATGAAACCCATGTAAATGGCTTCACCCAATGGCTGAAGGGCCAACCCAATGTCCGCAGCACCGACGTCATTCCGCCGGAACAAGGGCTGAAAGATCTCGCCCGCCGCCTGAACATCGATAGTCTGGACAGTGATATCGCCAACCCGCTTCCGACCGTCGTCGTACTCAAGCTCAAAAATCCGACCGACCAGGCCAGCCTCACGCTGCGGGAAGAGATCCGCAACAACCCTTTGGTCGAGAATCTCTCCGATAGCGGCGCATGGGTCAAGCGACTGCAAACCATCAGCAAGTTTTTCGACCAGTTGAGCTGGTGGTTGATGTTCCTGTTCGGCTTTACCGTGGTTTCTGTGATCGGCAACACACTGCGGCTCGAATTACAGAAACGTCGGGAAGAGCTGGCGTTGATCGCGCTGATCGGCGGTACACGGCGGTATATGATTCGCCCGCTGCTCTATGACGGCGCCATCATGGGATTGCTCGGCGGCATTGTGGCCAGCGGCTTGATCTACACGCTGTTGACGATGCTCACGGCACCCATCAATCAATTCGCGGCAGAATACGGTACTCAGATCACCGTGATCACACCGATGATGCTGACCGCCTTACTTGGGATAATCGGGCTTTCACTGGGCTGGCTCAGCGCCCAACTGATCGGGCAGAATTTCCTGCGCCACGCGGTGTCGGCGTAA
- a CDS encoding methyl-accepting chemotaxis protein → MKKTSILRRLKWSFIAMGFGMGAIFPVFASFFVNFREGMLSWFVLGCVVAGITVGFVNYWVAQVVLLRQLSKMAILAGLVRQGDLTSKCALKSDDAIGEISDSFNGMIDTLHRQIGDINHGSASMQEAANSLDRRIGQVMTEQNRVQSQRDRVLVEVSRLAESGSELRSALQRVGQQAVAMQSRSEQSQGQISRSVDSIHSALARVDTATRHIHSLVSAKEEIESMTRTISSVADQTNLLALNAAIEAARAGEHGRGFAVVAEEVRALALRSQDATVQISAVMERLTREVSQTDQTMTEVVDYSQQAEAAMSAAQGELEQVLVAIDDSVSATLSVESNSQEHQETIEQLNADLHALIDVITANAEHMTAAQIAVSSVQQDAQKLGSMVSGFRI, encoded by the coding sequence ATGAAAAAAACAAGTATTTTGCGTCGTCTGAAATGGTCCTTTATCGCCATGGGGTTTGGCATGGGGGCCATCTTTCCTGTATTTGCAAGTTTCTTCGTCAATTTCCGGGAAGGGATGTTGAGCTGGTTCGTGTTGGGCTGTGTGGTGGCGGGGATTACCGTCGGTTTTGTAAATTACTGGGTGGCCCAGGTCGTGTTGTTGCGGCAATTGTCGAAAATGGCCATTTTGGCCGGCTTAGTACGTCAGGGCGACCTGACGAGCAAATGCGCCCTGAAAAGCGACGATGCCATCGGCGAAATTTCGGATAGTTTCAACGGCATGATCGACACGCTGCATCGCCAGATCGGCGACATCAACCACGGCAGTGCATCGATGCAGGAAGCGGCGAATTCGCTCGATCGCCGCATCGGCCAGGTGATGACCGAACAGAATCGTGTGCAGTCACAACGTGATCGGGTGCTGGTTGAGGTTTCCCGGCTAGCCGAAAGCGGGAGCGAACTGCGTAGTGCGTTGCAACGTGTGGGCCAGCAGGCGGTGGCGATGCAATCGCGTTCTGAACAGAGTCAAGGGCAGATCAGCCGAAGTGTCGATTCGATTCATTCTGCACTTGCCCGTGTTGATACGGCGACCCGGCATATACATTCTCTGGTGTCGGCCAAGGAAGAAATCGAATCCATGACACGCACCATCAGCTCGGTGGCCGACCAAACCAACCTTTTGGCACTGAATGCAGCGATTGAAGCCGCCCGCGCAGGTGAGCATGGGCGGGGGTTTGCCGTCGTTGCCGAAGAAGTTCGGGCATTGGCTTTGCGCAGTCAGGACGCCACCGTGCAGATTTCGGCTGTGATGGAGCGCTTGACTCGCGAGGTCAGCCAGACGGATCAAACCATGACCGAAGTCGTGGACTACTCTCAGCAGGCCGAAGCGGCGATGAGCGCAGCGCAAGGTGAGTTGGAACAAGTCCTGGTTGCCATCGACGATTCCGTGTCGGCCACGTTGAGCGTGGAAAGCAACAGTCAGGAACATCAGGAAACCATCGAACAGCTCAATGCCGATCTGCACGCCTTGATCGACGTGATTACTGCCAACGCAGAACATATGACAGCCGCGCAGATCGCGGTATCCAGCGTGCAGCAGGATGCGCAAAAGCTGGGCTCGATGGTCAGCGGTTTCAGAATTTAA
- a CDS encoding phytoene/squalene synthase family protein — MNQHSPTSHDAECERIARPIGSGFRYASLPLRGQERYAITAIKALDKSLEEIVQTVAEPQVARSKLDWWRGALHQATTEGSSNHPVLISLLESTPPTTLEKLVPHLESRLGSALLALDYQGFDTEADLNAYLDAKGGALFRLYAQALNLPEETSIKLGALGALGHRIDNLQWLGRDVARGFIYLSAEQLEKHGINEADFHRPDRSTRLVPLLQTEYEHIRSEHNRHLLELKQTCRRPPAFFRALIALDQSRLVHLHRSGLRLLDERPERSPFTQLLTAWWATKRAPRPLR, encoded by the coding sequence ATGAATCAACACAGCCCCACGAGTCACGATGCCGAGTGCGAACGGATTGCCCGCCCGATTGGCAGCGGCTTTCGATATGCCAGCCTGCCGCTGCGTGGTCAAGAACGCTATGCGATCACCGCAATCAAGGCCCTCGACAAAAGCCTCGAAGAGATCGTTCAGACCGTGGCAGAACCCCAGGTTGCCCGTTCCAAACTCGATTGGTGGCGTGGCGCCTTGCACCAGGCAACAACCGAAGGTAGCAGTAATCACCCGGTTTTGATTTCACTGCTTGAATCAACGCCCCCCACCACCCTTGAAAAATTGGTTCCGCATCTGGAATCTCGACTGGGCAGCGCGCTTTTGGCGCTGGATTATCAGGGATTCGATACCGAAGCGGATCTGAATGCCTATCTCGACGCCAAAGGTGGCGCCCTGTTTAGGTTGTACGCCCAGGCGCTCAATCTACCAGAGGAAACGTCGATCAAGCTCGGCGCACTTGGCGCGCTCGGTCACCGCATCGACAACCTCCAGTGGCTCGGGCGTGATGTGGCTCGGGGCTTTATTTACCTCTCTGCGGAGCAACTCGAAAAGCACGGCATCAATGAAGCGGATTTTCACCGCCCGGATCGATCCACTCGCTTGGTGCCTCTGCTGCAAACGGAATATGAACACATTCGGTCAGAACATAATCGGCATCTGCTTGAGCTCAAACAAACCTGTCGTCGGCCACCGGCTTTTTTCCGTGCACTGATCGCACTCGACCAGTCCCGCTTGGTTCACCTTCACCGAAGTGGATTGCGCCTGCTCGACGAGCGCCCCGAGCGCTCCCCCTTTACACAACTGCTTACCGCCTGGTGGGCAACCAAACGGGCTCCGCGGCCGTTGCGTTGA
- a CDS encoding SDR family NAD(P)-dependent oxidoreductase has translation MNSEKNDAFAGRIVVINGATGTIGEAMAFALQRQGAQLILFGRKSDRLNHLADELTAELGAEAEHRAPVIQTVDFSGAAIEDYQTLTDAIENNFGRIDILIHAMGQGGQLSPLAHSDLMKFQESLHLNLIAPFALTRSLWHLLERPGKQVEANRAQVLFFTDRGTPAFGNAYTLAHAAIERMIDQWANETTSVRINGLDPGPTHSGLRQYRFPGEARSERADVSVLLPTALALLANEQAHGQLIRLQPDRI, from the coding sequence ATGAACAGCGAAAAAAATGACGCATTTGCCGGTCGCATCGTCGTCATCAACGGCGCCACTGGCACGATCGGCGAAGCCATGGCATTCGCGCTGCAACGCCAAGGCGCGCAGTTGATCCTCTTCGGGCGCAAAAGCGACCGACTCAACCACTTGGCCGATGAACTCACCGCCGAGTTGGGTGCCGAGGCCGAACACCGCGCGCCTGTCATTCAAACCGTGGATTTTTCCGGAGCCGCCATCGAGGATTACCAGACACTGACCGATGCAATTGAAAACAACTTTGGCCGGATCGACATCCTGATTCACGCCATGGGCCAAGGCGGGCAACTGAGCCCGTTGGCCCACAGTGATCTGATGAAATTCCAGGAAAGCCTGCACCTGAATCTGATTGCCCCGTTCGCACTCACGCGCAGTCTCTGGCACCTGCTGGAGCGACCCGGGAAACAGGTGGAGGCCAATCGCGCTCAGGTCTTGTTTTTCACGGATCGAGGCACACCCGCCTTCGGCAACGCCTACACACTTGCCCACGCCGCCATAGAACGCATGATCGATCAATGGGCGAATGAAACGACCAGCGTGCGCATCAATGGGCTGGACCCTGGCCCGACCCATAGCGGCTTGCGGCAGTACCGATTCCCCGGCGAAGCCCGATCAGAGCGTGCCGATGTCTCGGTCCTGCTGCCGACGGCGCTCGCTTTGCTGGCCAACGAACAGGCACATGGGCAATTGATTCGCCTGCAACCGGATCGGATTTGA
- a CDS encoding PLDc N-terminal domain-containing protein has product MLSMQVGGLFGFILLALDIWAIIKVIQSNAGAGVKTLWVLLIIFLPLLGLILWALLGPKG; this is encoded by the coding sequence ATGCTTTCAATGCAAGTCGGCGGCCTGTTTGGCTTTATTCTTCTCGCGCTCGATATCTGGGCCATCATTAAGGTGATTCAAAGCAACGCAGGCGCGGGCGTTAAAACGCTCTGGGTATTGTTGATCATCTTCCTGCCCCTATTGGGTCTCATCCTCTGGGCTTTGTTAGGCCCCAAAGGGTAA